One segment of Chelonia mydas isolate rCheMyd1 chromosome 13, rCheMyd1.pri.v2, whole genome shotgun sequence DNA contains the following:
- the LOC119567849 gene encoding ribonuclease-like has product MASRGPHPALLLPLVLLAASLAQLREGTSYSQFLNQHIEFPKSSASSDQNYCKLMMQRQGLTRPFGITGDTFIQAPTNQVQGVCSSGGKRVRDNVYNSIARFHITTCRLTSISPLGHCIYKARVRTCRIHVTCAQGQPAHLDRVL; this is encoded by the coding sequence ATGGCTTCGAGGGGACCCCACCCCGCGCTCCTGCTGCCCCTCGTCCTCCTGGCCGCcagcctggcccagctcagagaaGGCACCAGCTACTCGCAGTTCTTGAACCAACACATTGAATTCCCCAAGAGCAGTGCCTCCAGTGACCAGAACTACTGCAAACTCATGATGCAGCGCCAGGGCCTGACCCGCCCTTTCGGTATAACCGGCGACACCTTCATCCAAGCCCCCACAAACCAAGTCCAGGGTGTTTGCAGCAGTGGAGGGAAACGGGTGCGCGACAACGTCTACAACAGTATCGCACGCTTCCACATCACCACATGCCGGCTGACATCCATTTCCCCACTAGGGCACTGTATCTACAAGGCTAGAGTCCGGACCTGCAGGATCCATGTGACCTGTGCCCAGGGGCAGCCTGCGCACTTAGACAGAGTCCTGTAG